In the Arachis stenosperma cultivar V10309 chromosome 8, arast.V10309.gnm1.PFL2, whole genome shotgun sequence genome, gctttaattttaaagaagggttggttcttattatatttttctaagtgaattttaccatgttaaataatggttggagtcttggaaatttggatatttttacatgTTAGCTTACAATAAGGTATTAACGTAATGTAATATTAACGGCCCGGTTTCACCCGGTTTTTACCCGGTATAATTGTGACCCGAAAGTGTATtggtttcatcgggtctagggtcGGGTTCGGGTCTAATAAATAGACCCGGTAcatatttcgggtcgggtcttGGTCCTATCAAACCCGGCTTCACCCGGCCCATGTGCACCCCTATGATAGACCTTGTCTTTTTATTTGAAGGACACTTGTCAATTATTTACTAAGCCAATACAAATTTATATGtgtagaaaattttttttttacactaTAGAATTcacctgaaaaaataataaataaaaaaaaactatgtTTGAGGTATGAATTTtttagataataaataattgttataATTCACTATTactccttatatatatatatatatatatatatatatatatactcattATACACAATAATAATTAgctaatatttttaatgaaaatattTGTTACAATTAGGTAAAAGTTATGCCATTATCTTTTATTAATCTTTATGATTAATTCAATAGAGATACTATTGCTCAGTATATATGTTATCTACATTAATTATGTGccaatatttttagaaaaaaactaaaaaaagagatatataaatatatataatattgttGTTCTATAGGAAGCAGATATAAATTGCTacattcttttttattatattatacaacTTAAAGTTATAGTATcatgttattattaattataaatacttgatacaattatatcaaatttaattatgactctaaataaataaaatagataacaatcaatattatttttttatattcaatatttactgtaaatataaaaaataaaataactaatgaataaaaatatgagtaaaaaataaaacataataattaaaattcaatttgttaaCTAATTAATCTTGTGTccatacattattattattattattattattattattattattattattattattattatccatTAATTGAAACAGAAGATAAAGAGCTATATAATTAACAAACCATTATTAGAATGAGTGAGAATTATAGCATGAATTATTATGGATACAACTATTTACTAATAAAATTGTGGATACAACTAATTATTGTAGATACAACTAtctactaataaaattattgcatatgaatgagaattagaactatatcaattaatataattagaatgaataaaaatatcgatgattgataattagtttaATGATGCATtgaatattgatttgatataattataataaagatatttttataaattaatataattatacattattcatgagctaattgtaatataattaaaataaattcatttgaaaaaaaattcatgtgtaattttcataaattacagtaatttctttatttatgtCTACATatgtattaattttattaaataattctaaatatttttttatttatacatacatatatattaattatacataaaaatatttaaatcacatatattaaatatttttttgttataattattttcttatatatatatatatatatatatatatatatatattaattacaCAATGCATGCAATAAGTTTTTATATTTGATATTAATATATAGTCTCCAATCCCAACCTCATTCATACGCAaactatatataatttttttaatagagccattttaatttttactgGAGATACTTACTACAATTAAgtaaaaattttgttattattttttattaacctTTATGATTAATTTAATGGAGATAATTGCTcagtatatatattatatatctaCATTAATTATGTGTCAATATTTTTAGGAAAGAGCTAAAAGaagagatatataaatatatataatattattgctatatagGAAGCAAATATAAATTGCTatgttcttttttattatattattatacaaCTTAAAGTTATAGTATCATGTTACTATTAATTATAGATACTTGATacaattatatcaaatttaattataaatctaaataaataaaatagatagtaattaatattttttttaacattcaATATTTACtgtaaaaaagtaaaataactaatgaataaaatgagtagaaaataaaatataatatttaaaattcaatttgttaaCTAATTAATCTTGTGTctatacaatattattattattattattattattattattattattattattattattattattattcactaATTAAAGTAGAAGATAAAGAACCATATAATTAACGaaccattattaaaatgtgtGAGAATTATAGTATGAATTATTGTAAATATAACTATCTACTAATAAAATTGTGCATAGAATAAATTATTGTAGATACAACAAtctactaataaaattattgcacatgaatgagaattagaactgttacggtgggtaaccggagattgatgGGCTAAATGGCGTTGGTTAGCCCAAATGTGTGAAGGAGGAGGATTCCGAATGGGTCTGCAGCTCGGGGGTCTCCGTCCGACTTGTTCGTGTGAGGAgagggggtggtacctgcaaagacactccgatgcctaagttagcaagagtgtgagcaggtctagagagtattggacttagaaatacctgaggggtgtcagtgtatttatagtggtgaaccaataaccaccgttgaagtagtgccatatttttagggtgttaaccgtctcattatcttagggaggttaggATATGACTCGTGGAAGAGGTTAGAGAGAttctaggggcagttactcatttgaatgagtgtttatctgccagctaaccctcgtgcccgacttctttagaacaAGTCGTAGTGAGTACCGACTTCCTAGGATAAAGACTGGTACTGGTGAGGTCCAACCCTTTGGATTAGGTCTTTTGCTTGATCCTgtgcctttattattgggccagggtatgaacaagaactatatcaattaatataattagaatgaataaaaatattgatgattgataattagtttaataacattaaatattgatttgatataattataataaagatattttcttaaaataatatcattatacattattcatgagctaattgtaatataattagaataaattcATTTGAATCTTCATAAATTATAGTCGTTTCTTTATTtatgtatacatatatattaattttgtttaataattctaaatattttcttatttatacatatatatatatatatatatatatatatatatatatataattccaCAATACGTGCAATAAGCTTTTATGTTGgtgtgttattttttatttctttaaataccttcttatatattaattatatgtaGGATAACTAATTTAGTAGTTAACCTTTAACATACAAATAGCATAACTGTAATTAGAATATTAGTATTTGAATAACCAACATTTTTTTAAGAGAATTGCCAACTACGCGTGCGATAGAACTGTTTCATTTAAGCATTTTATTTTTACCATTAGTTTCAACTTAAAATTAGGTTAATTTGATCATCATTTCTGCTAAGCAGATCTCTTGACTTGTTctcaattaaaaatttagtaaatattttgaaaacttgaaaataTTTGAATGTGAACAATGATGGCCATAGGAACTTTCAGAGTAATTAAAGAAAAGTAGTGATAATCAACAATTTATATGAAAAACACCAACTATTAAATGATAAAGTTAAGGTAAAGAGCAAATATGATTATTGTATCACAATAATGAATAATCTACCATATTCACAAAGATTCATGGGGCAAATAGATTTCCCATGTTAGTTTATACCGGTCTCCAAACTGTGAGCACTTCCTGAAACATCTCCATCATTAGCTCCCTATCAGCATGCTGAAAAAAGTTGTTTACTTCATCTCTAACATCATATATCTTTCCGAAGTCAAATAAGAAGGTCAAGCATCCTTTCTTTAACTTGTGTAATTGATAAAGCCAAGCTTCGTTGAGCCTTTCGAGAACATTTCCGGAGTTAAGATCTTCCAGCAGACTGTCTTCGCACACGTCTTTGAGACCGGTGATGTCATATTTATTGGCTGCTCCAAGCAATGCAAGCCGGTGTTTCCAGAAATCATCTTGCTTGATTGTTCCATACAAGTATCTTAGAAGAGCCGTGCAAGATTCTAGCGACATGTCTTCTATATGGATAGTAGATGACTCTTTCTCCCTCAGGTTGTGATGAAACATACTCTGGAACACCGGCGAACTTGCAGACAAGATTGCCTTGTGGGCTCTCAATGTACCATCAGCTGTAATAATGGTTAGGTCAGCATGAATAGCATCATCAAGCATGCGTGAGAGGCAACTAAGAGTACTTTGAGATGCAATGGATTGCAATTTTCCCTCGGATGGCCATATAGAACTAGCTTCCCCACCCTGagtttaaaagaaaaaggacAGTGGTTAAGCAGCAATCGTCCAGAACTAGATCAAAGGTTAAGATCAATTCAAGCAATAGAGAATTGGATGATATGCTATGCAAGCAACTCAAACTAACTTCAGGGGTTGCTACtgatttcaaaatttagaatGTCATTGATATATATATCTTAGGGAAACCATCTGCTACTTATATATTAAGGTAGTGTTTGGCTCTTGTCTCATGACAGAAAGGATGAAGATAGTGGAAAGTTGTGCCTCTAGCATGTGTTGTTTTTGCAGGTacaaaaattagtttaaaaatcaATTCTCAAGACTTGTATCTCTATTATAGAATTACAGGTATTATCTTAAAAGTTGTTTCAAAACACCACCTAAAGGGAAACCATTGTACTTCTAAAGAGAAAATATAATTGTTTAGGTACTCCAATATCAAATATTGTTAAACTATTCATTCAGGGATAGGAACTCACATTCAGAGGGCATATCTTCAAGTCAAGAAATTCAACATCAATAATGAAGCGACCAACGAATGAAGTATCAACAGGCCAGACAAAGTCATCATATGTCCTAAGTATCCTTTCATGGACTGCAGcatcaaaagcaaaaagaaataagaatcaAGCTATGTTTCAACTTCATTGTGCAATGCTAAAACTGCTATTACAATCTCAAAAACACTTTTGAGTTGCAATATGAAATTACCCTATTTCTTCTTGGAAAATAAAGTGGTAGAGAATAAGAAAGACATCAAAATCAAATGCAAACAAAACTAAGCCAGAGGACAACACTAATAACATGTGGCATAGATAAGGGCTTGGGAGAATTTTGGGTTTGGCTTAGGCCGACTCAATTCCGATACCGACAAAATTTTAGTCATGCATTGCTAACTTCATTTATGGGCCAGAATAGGACTGAATTAAACACTGTTTGTCTATGTGTTTCTGACTTTCCAGTCGCATTAACAATAAAGCAGTTCCAATTTGGGGTCAAATGCAACAAATTACTGCCTCTACTGAAATTTGTGGAATATTAGAATACAAAAATCAGGAACCTTTTATTTATAACACACAAATAAAGTAATAAAGGAATAGTTGCTTCAACGGAGGGTGATGATCTGGATATATTATCTTCCAAGCTCACTGCCAAACATGTCCTGCTCCAAGAACAAAATCAAAGTTTATTGCACCTACTTCACTTTACAAATTTATACTACTCCCTGGAACCTACAGTTTAATCAATTTGCCCTATCTATATCTCCATGCAAATAACCAAAAAAGTTTAGCCCTTTTTTCTTTATACCATTTTCACAAAACAAGAGGAACAGATATCATATGAGCCACATAATTAAGAGGCTGAAGTCAAGTCAATTACTTGGAAACTGTGTTACCGAGTGAGTACGTACCAGGGGAAATATAGAACCTTCGGGAAGAGCCAGCATTGGAAACTCGAAGAATGAAACGAGCAACGGGTGGCTGCTCCTTGGAGACACGAGAAGGTTCTGGAAACAGGTGTATGTAGAGGTACCTGTTTCTCTCTATGGATAAGTACCTGATCAGCAAATGGATGAACTGATGATTACGATAATCACAGAGAGAACATAAATGGTGATTAGGTTAGGTTAGAATTAGATACCAGTTCCAGATTCCGACCTTGAAAGGGTCAGATTTCTTGTAGGAACAGGGTCCGAAGTTATCGATTTTCCATTGAGCTAAGCGTGCAATTGTGTCAACCCTTGAATCCCCCATGGCCATGGCAAAAGgagaagacgaagaagaagacTGAGTCTAGAGCAGTTTGACTTGGGGTGCTATGTTGGTTTACCTATCCCTATCTCTGTGTATGATGATGAATTGAAAGAGACACAAATACTGTTTCACTCTCCTGAGTCCTGAGTCACCTGAATGGCCTACGTGCCTCATATATATACGGACcgattttaaattaaattatttaatttaaattaaaaattaattaaaattgcattaatttaaattttattttattttattttatttttataaattatatagaactaatcaaattttagatttattttcaaaatctaatttaatcaaatttatacaataatattattttattatgtttataattttatttataatatatttaatttattatatatttttatattatttatatattattattatttaatatatattttttgtttaaaataatttttatttatttattttaattaatttttattattatattattattaattttttaaaatattattaaaaattattatgtgATTGTTGGGAGAGATGGACCCAGGTTTAAGGAGGAGGGGCATTTGCCTCCACtaagtaaaaaaaaagtaataatattatataaattaatatatttattttaatgtaattatatttttattctcacaaaaatttataaaattttattttgagatttatgttaaaatttattttttattaactcaataaaaaattaacgaccaataataatataattttaaaaactaatcaACTAATTAATCAAACTAAATCTCAGTTctctaaatataaataaaattattagtatcttattttgtctttaaaaattaattataataaataaaaaatatctatctattaattaatatttttattttaatattatataatactttttaattgtatctattaaataaatttgtttgtaataattattttatattaaaaatattttatgtcataaatattataataaataaattttttaattgaatgagatgtaattaatatttaaaaattataatgagTAGTAGAACAATTATTAAAAGCATAGAAGTTGGTTttgatatattaaaatatatatattttttaaataattattttatgtgatgaaatgtaaaatgtaatttttttaattacaatacataattaaatagatgcataaaatttttaatttggtagtatattaaaattaaaataaaatattttaagaatgaaAGTGTTTactaactttttttaatttttgtatctctattatatttttgttgtgATAAGAATAGGACGTGGATGTGCATTTTCTATATGAGGCTTATATTCTTAAGGGAGAATAAAATTAACGAAGGTTGAAAATATTTCTTCTGTATGCCTATAAATAGGAGGTTAAGCCTCCGTTGATGTTATACAACAATAAATACTATTCTCTCTCTTTATACATAAGCAATAATaatctttcttctttctctttcatattactaatttttattCTCTATTTATATATCTTATcataatattagtaaatatactaatcatatttattatattgtGATAATAATTGTGGTGAATATTACTATTCAGTGACGGACCCAGAAAAATTTAGTAGTGGGggcaaaaatataataaaattttggtATAGACTTTTTTTACTTTCTACAATACCCAATAAATTAAGGACTAATTCATCATGAATTTGAGTTCCATTTAACAGTCTACAATTGGCTGGTAATGAATTACTACACATACGAAATAAAAGTCAAACCCCCAATATTTACTTAAGCGAACGACTAAGCTATCACTTAACTAATCCAAATTGgtttagatatatttaaaagtttaaataaaaattatctatACATATTAATAGgaactaaaaatatatatacaatcacttattataatatttaaaataatcaaaatataatttcatacaCATAGTAGaatattcaaaataataaaaaaataatttataatgactttttatttttatttttaacatgactaaatattattttttatatattttttaaacaattattttactttttattatctCATATTTAATTGTCAAATCTACTTATTATAATCTTTATGCatagtataaataaattttttaaccaaaataattacaatatattaacatataaataatatattttttatcttaaataatttttaaaaaattactaataatttaagttgtatttaattatcaattaattaattaatataataaaattaattatcaatattttttgaatttatttattatttattttttatactaaattaaattgaataaaatattttttaaatataaaatacaaaaaaattatttatattttattttagaacaaatataatataataaattatatatatatataagtgtaAGTATtagtttttttgaaaaacttttgtGGGGGCAAATGCCCCCTCTTTCCAATGCATGGGTCCGTCCCTGTTACTATTAGAGTTAtataattatacttttatatttattacatcttccttatttatttattttacaacacgttatcaaCACGAAACTCTGATCAAATTGttaggaagactcaggtaacAAATTTCCATTATGTCGAAATactctcatcttgaattcaatgctcttgatatatctggaataattatttattatggatattagatgctgaaatccatcttgattcaatggatcttggaaataccattaaggctgaaaataatgtatcccagaaggataaaaccaaagccatgatttttcttcgtcgtcatcttgacgaaggattgaaaaatgaatatctcatattaaaagatcctgcagatctttggaaagaccttgaaaaAAGGTACAATCATAAAAAAACGGTGATACTTTCTCAAGcccgatatgaatggacgcacttGTGTCTATAggattttaaatccataaatgaatataattctgcaatgtttcgaattacctcacgaatgaaattatgtgggGAAAAGATAACTCatcatgatatgttggagaaaactttctcaaccttccatgcctcgaatgtgctcctacagcagcagtatcgagaaaaagagtttaaaaaatattttgagttaatttcttgccttcttgttgtTGAAGCAACAATAAGTTGCTTTTGAAGAATCATGAAGCGCGCCATGCTGGCGtcgccccatttcctgaagtaaatgcggtAAATCATTACCCCaaaagaggtaaatggcaaggttttaataacaagaaaaattatggaaggaaaatgaattatgtttaaaagagaggatctcaccaaaagtgggataaagaaagaaatattaggcaaaataaatcaacagaggataagtatttccgttgtggtggaaagggtcattggtcacgtacctgtcgtaccccaagatacctagtcgatctttaccaaacatctttgaaaaaggatgacaaaggaaaggaaacaaattttgtttcaaatgatgctaaAAATTCCACctctcattatgatgtatctgatttctttgaggatcctgaagaaaatattggtcatttgatcaatgatggaatagtttaatatgtgggaTCGTTAAGTAtccatgtaaataaataatgtaaagaacttattgttaagttttattttcatgtatttaagtttcaaatatgatgtatataaataatgaaatattaatgtttatgaatcttgaaatcattaaatgtgtcatgttttaaaataaaattttagtatatgacattatttttatgtacagtgtttcttaaaaaaattattccgATCAAGTATTTAATTTAACTGTGCAtattactcattttattattatttgtctttgaagagaatggcaatgatatgtaatgaagatgtatgccttgcggatagtgcaagttcgcacactattctcaaaagtgatatatattttacccatcttgtgccaaaagaagaatatgtcaatactattattggctcaggcaatgtgattgaaggctccggaagagctataattttgttttctggaggaacaaaatttataataaataatgcactattatctaccaagtctctgaggaacttgttgagtttcaaagatattcgccgaaatggatatcatgttgAGACAATGAATGATGGAAATtatgagtatttatgtatcataactcatgatttaaataaaaatgttatattagaaaagttgcactcactttcatctgggttatattatatcaagattagtgcaattgaatcacatgccattgtaaaccagaagtttactagctcaaatgaattcataacttggcatgatAGATTGGGTCATCTGGGAACAATCATGATGAGAAAAATTATTGAAAGctcccatggacattcactaaagaaccagaagattcttaaaactagtgaattttgttgtgctacATGTTTTcagggaaagttaattttaaggccatcaccagtaaagattggatttgagtcccctgaattcctagaaaggattcaaggtgatatatgtggacctattcatctaCCATGtagatcttttagatattttatggtcctaatagacacatcttcgagatggtcacatgggTGCTTATTATTTTCTCGCAActtggcgtttgcgagattactggctcaaattattcgattaaaagaacaatttccagaaaattcaattaaagcaattcgtcttgataatgctgctGAATTTACTTctcaagcttttgatgcttattgtatggctaatgaaataagtgttgaacatccagtagctcatgttcacacacaaaatgggttagcagaatcacttattaagcgcctccaattaattgctagacccttgcttATGAGAAAAAATCTCCCAACTTCGGTttggggcatgctattttaaaTGCCCgtagcacttattcgtttgaggccaacgagttaccatcagttctctcctataCAAATAGcatttggccagcagccaaatgttttccatttaagaatattcgggtgtgcgatatatgttcccattgcaccacctaatcgcaccaaaatgggacccaaaaaaaattggggatatatgttggatatgattctccatCTATAGtaaggtatcttgagatacaaattGGGGATGTATTTAAATCCCGGTTTGCGGATtatcattttgatgaatcaaaatttccaacattagggggagagaataagcttccttaaaaggaacttaattggaatgcatcatcatTGATgtatttagatcctcgatcaaggcaatgtgaactagaagttcaaaagattatacatttgcaaagaatagcaaatgaattgcctgatgcattttttaatacaaagaggataaccaaatcttatataccagtggaaaatgccccaattcgaattgatgtcctagtaggacaagtagccactaaagcaaattcacgccagaagcgtggcaggcatgtcggttccaaagacaaaaatcatcgaaaaagaaaagaggtaaatacgattcctgttgaaaaagacatagtagagacacctgcagttgtccaaaattctgatatagttttaacgccagaagacgttcaggtacctgaaaattgtgaaaatgacgagatctcgataaattatgtctttacaggagagaaatgggaccgaaataaaacaattgtcaatgaaatatttgtatataatgtgacattaaatatcatgcatgaaagtaaggatcttgagccaagatcagtcgaaaaatatcgacaaagaaatgattggccaaaatagGAAGAAGCCAtaaaggctgaattagactcattTGCAAAACGTGAAAtttttggacctgtagtccgtacaccagaagatgtaaaacctgttggatactgatgggtatttgtgagaaaacgaaataagaaaaatgaa is a window encoding:
- the LOC130943906 gene encoding BTB/POZ domain-containing protein At1g21780, which produces MAMGDSRVDTIARLAQWKIDNFGPCSYKKSDPFKVGIWNWYLSIERNRYLYIHLFPEPSRVSKEQPPVARFILRVSNAGSSRRFYISPVHERILRTYDDFVWPVDTSFVGRFIIDVEFLDLKICPLNGGEASSIWPSEGKLQSIASQSTLSCLSRMLDDAIHADLTIITADGTLRAHKAILSASSPVFQSMFHHNLREKESSTIHIEDMSLESCTALLRYLYGTIKQDDFWKHRLALLGAANKYDITGLKDVCEDSLLEDLNSGNVLERLNEAWLYQLHKLKKGCLTFLFDFGKIYDVRDEVNNFFQHADRELMMEMFQEVLTVWRPV